The Verrucomicrobiota bacterium genomic sequence AAAGGTAACCATCGTCCCCGGTCCCGACCAAGGCTTTCGAGTCCCGGATAATCAGGCTGTGTCCGGTGAATTTCGAGGACCATACCTTTTGGAATTGCCCATCGGGGGCCAGATAGTGCAGCACGGTACTGCCCCCTTTTCCGGGTTCACCATTTTCGACTTGGCCCGGAGCAGTCGTCGAGTCAAGTGGGGCAGGGATAGGCTGGGGGGCTGGTGTGGCCGGTGCAGCGGTATTTTGGAGATTCATGATATTTGCCACAGTATTTAGATCAGGGCTTTTGTGTGTCGTAGGGGTATTAGCACCAGTCCCATCCAGAACAAGGGCGAAAATGCCCCCATCGGGTGTGACCCCGATCCGCTTTACCTCTTTCTGGTTCGAAGACAGGAGCACATAACTGCTTTTATCACCGGGATGAATCCGGTAAAGGAGACCGGTTCCTTGCGTGCCGGCGAGCAGGTTTTTATCATTGTCCCACGCGAGGGAGACAATGTTTGGTTCATCACTGTCGAAGAAGACCGAGGATTGGTTTTCCCCGGTGACTTTATAGATGATGCCTTTATCCCCCGTAGCCACGTAAAGATTGTCGTCCTGGTCGAAAATCATCGCAAATACGTTTTTTTCTTTCGGCTCGAAATAAACCGATGATTTTCCATCCTTGTCGAGCCGGAGCACTTTGCCATCGGGCGAAGTGGCGATAAAAACCTCCCCCTTGTTATTAATCGCAAGGGCGAAGATATTCGTATCATCGCTGGTGAAGAATTCTTTGGTTTCTCCATTTGTCGAGACTTTCCAGACTTTGGCTTTGTCGCCAGTGGAGATAAAGAGGTTGCCCTGTTGATCAAAAGCGGCATCCCAGAGGTAGGCAGAGGTGATGTCGGTGATTTTCTTCAAGGCAGGGGAGAGGATGATGGTGCCTTCGCTGGTGAGTGTCACGCCTTCGGCTTTTCCACCGGCGAAATCCACATATTTTTCATCCGAGACTTTTTGGGTTTCTACTGCTCGCAGGGGGAAAATCAGGAGAAGACTGATGAGTAGGAACGATTTTTTTATGGGGGTAAAGGCTTTCATCAGCGGTTAATCACTTGGAGTTTAACGGATTTTGTCCCGAGTGCAACGCCATCTTGGGGCAGGGCTTGGCGGGATAACTCGACTTGGTCGATGAAGGCCACGGGTTGGTTGATTTTTGTATCTTGGTAAAGGGAGATAATGGATGCTGGCAGGTTTTCACTGGTCTTGTCTTCGACGACGATGCCGGGGGCATTCTGTATCAGCCTGAGGTAATAGGCGTCTTGGGGGACTTGTTTATTAAAAAGATCGATGAGTTGTTTAGTATTGACCGGGTTTTCCCCCTTGGCAAAGAGGCGCGTAGGATGCAGTCCTCGCTCGATCTTTTCGCTCGTGGATGTGCTCTCATCGCCCATCATCATGAATAACAGGGAAATGACCGGTGATTGGTTGTTAATAGTGGCGGCATCACAAAGCTGGAGTACCAGTTCCCCCGCCTTGATTTCCTCGGGGATTTTGACGGATATTTTTTTAGTGAGGGGTTCACTCCTCCACGGGCGTATGGTGTAGGAGAGTTCGATCGTTTCCCCAGGACGGACGGAGCGTTTACTCACCGATATCCCTTCCAGTGAGGAAACTTTTTTTACGGGGAGGGAGTCCCACTCCATTTCCAGGGATTGCAACCGAGGTTTTTCAAAAGGATTCGTTAAAAGGGCTGAGAGTTTAAAGCTGGCATCCATGATCATCATGAGCCTTTCCGACTCCTCACCGCTGTAAGTATCTTTAAAGTCGAGAGGCGGTTTACCTTCGAAAACCGCTTTGCCTTTCATGCGGATGGTAAATTGTTTCGAATAATCCATTACCCGTGTCGCTGACGAGGCGAGCACCAGCGATAAAAGCATGGGTGTGATTTCCTCAATCTGGGTGACCTCATATTGATAAGTTTTTTTACCGTATTTCGGGTCTATCGTGGTAATGGAGACAGGAATGGTTTCCGGTGAAGGCCCGATGATTCCTCCAATGGCAGTGAGGCGGTCTTGGGTAATCGTGCCGATATTTTGTCGGAGGTTGGCGACTTTGAAAGAACGCATGAGGCTAGGCAATATGCTCACGATCTCCGCTTGGGCCATGGGCATCTCGACTGCACCCATCTCAAAGAAGGGATGGCCGAATGCTAAGACACGGTTCCCGTCGCGGTAGGTTAATGTCCCGGTTCCTGATATGCTCATGTCGCCACGGACGAGGACGCCGGAGACGGCGGCGCCGGGGATGAATGGGGCTTCGATTCTTTTTTCCACACTGCCCCCGCCCGTGCTGGCTTGTGCGGCTGAAAGCCCGTATTTTTTAAAGAGGGGCGCATAGAGTTCGATCACGGGAGAGGGGACTCCACCGACGGACAGGGGGATCGATAAACGCTGGAGCCCCGAGAAATCGGCGGATTTCCCGTCGGCAAGTAGGACATGAGTCGTGCGGTTCCAGGCATTTGTCGCGGGAGTGTCAAATTTAAAGACATCAAGCATCGGCTGGATCGGGGTGATCCCGCAGTATCGTTCCGTTTCAAAAATCTGTAAGCCGTAACCGAGGGCCCCGACGAGTTTGCCATCGATATACATCGGGCTACCACTCATCCCGGCCACTGCCCCACTATTCCATGTTTTGGCATCGGGTAATTTGCACAGGATTAAATCGACTCCCGGCCCGATGAAATTATCGAGGACGCCGACGACCTCAGCATTAAATGACTCGATATTGCTACCTTGGAAAACCGTGTAGATTTTGCCGCGCATTCCCGGGCGCACATCCTTTAAGGGCATGACGACGGCTTTCTCCAAAGGGGTTTGTGCCGTGAGTAGGCAGGGTAAAAAAATGAATGTCAAAAACCACAATCGGATCATGCGCACCCACTATGCTTGAAAATCAACGCGAGGCAAAGGTTTTTAAAGAGGAAAATAACCCTCTTTTTACGTATTTTTATTTAATTTTATAGCGCAAAAAATTCATCCCAAAAGAACGTGGTTTTTTTCTGGGAGAATTTGCAGAAGACTTTTTTTACTGACACGAGTTATCCTTCCAGAGTTCCCTCCGGCCGATGCGTTCCCCTGAGCAAATTGCTGCGGTGGGTCAAAAGTTTAAAAGTGATCGCCTAAAAAGGACATTGAAACTCTGGGGTGTTTGGGTAGTTTAAAGTGAATGATGGATTTGTTCTTCTATTTAGGTTTTCTTCCCGGAGGCACGGAATGGGTGGTTATTTTTGTAGTTTTCCTCCTGCTTTTCGGGTCGAGTAAAATTCCAGAATTTGCCAAGGGCTTGGGCAAGGCTGTCAGGGAGTTCCAGAAAGCAAAGTCTGAATTTGACAATGAGATTAAAAACCTGGCCGAACAGACGCAGGATCACGTTGACACTCTTAAAAGCGATTTAATCAGGACTCCTGAGAGCATTGTTTCCAGTGAGGGCAAATTGCTCGCAGGCACATTTACCGGTGATGGCCGGGTTCAGTCGCCGCACAGTGATTTTGCTGTCGAGGTGGATCATCGTATGCCGGGGGATAAGGTTTTTGATGCGAATACGGGCAAACCCTTTCTGATTCCGGATCCATTAGTGGCCGTTTCTGTTGAAACTCCCTCACCGGCATCTGAAAAGCATGAGGGATGATTTTCGCGGGGACTAGGTGCTTGATGGGGTGGTATTTGTAAAGGCCATCATGGCTCTTTAAGCATTTGACAGCTTTAGCGGGAGAGAGTAATTCTATCTAGTTTTTGTAGTGACCCCGATTTGCAGTTTTTTAGCTGAAGAGTGAAAAATCTGCTTGATTGGGGTTTTTTAGTGTTTTTCCGGAAAAATGCCGGTGAAATGTGAAGTCTAATTGGAAAGAATCTATCTATATGGCGAATACAATTTTGATCGGGGCTCAATGGGGTGATGAAGGTAAAGGGAAAATTATTGATGTCATCACCGAGAAAGCGGACATTGTGGTCAGGAGCCAAGGGGGAAGTAACGCCGGACATACTGTGGTCGTGGACGGGGTAAAATACGTGCTCCACCTTTTGCCGAGCGGGATTTTGAGGAGGAAAAAAGTGTGTGTGATCGGTAATGGTGTCGTCATTGACCCAGTAGGCTTAGTCGCCGAGATGAAAGAGCAAATCGCCAAGGGGATCAAAATCTCCCCCCAAAACCTGAAGATCAGTGAGAATGCCCACGTCGTCCTGCCTTATCACCGTGAAATCGACGGGTTACGTGAAGATCTCAAGGGAAAGAAAAAAATCGGCACCACCAAACGCGGCATCGGCCCGACATATTCTGACAAGGCTAACCGGTGTGGTATCCGCATGATCGACCTGATCCAGCCGGAGGTTTTTAAGGCGAAATTACTCGAGAAGACCAAAGAAAGTAATTTGGTGCTAAAGTCTCTCGGGGCCAAACCCGGTAAAAATGCCGGGACGATCAAGGCGTATTTGGAGGTGGGTAATTACCTGAAACCTTTTGTGACCAATACGGCCGTTTATTTGCATGATGAATTTAAGAAAAAGAAAGAAATCCTTTTTGAGGGGGCGCAAGGCACATTCCTCGATATTGATTTCGGCACTTATCCTTATGTCACCTCATCGAATACCACGGCAGGCGGGGCTTGCACCGGAAGCGGATTCCCCCCGAACCGGATCGACCACGTCATGGGTGTGGTGAAAGCTTACACGACTCGGGTGGGTGAAGGCCCTTTCCCCACCGAGGATAAAGTCATTACGGATATGCTCCACTCGATGGGGCGGGAGTATGGGTCCACCACAGGCCGTGCCCGCCGTTGTGGTTGGTTTGACGGGGTAGTCGCCGGATATGCGGGGATGATTAACGGGATTGATTCCCTCGCCGTGACTTGTTTGGACGGTCTGGACCAGCTCGATGAGATTAAGCTCTGTACCTCATATAAACTCGGTGGAAAAACCGTCAAAGTCATCCCAAATGACTTGGGACAATTTGCTTTGTGTAAACCCGTCTACAAAATATTTAAAGGCTGGAAAAAAGACATTTCCAAAGCCCGTAAATGGACCGATCTGCCCAAGGAAACGAGGGATTATCTGGATGCCGTGGCCGGCCTAGTGGAAGCAAAGCTAAAGATTGTTTCTGTCGGTCCCGCCCGGGACCAGTCGATATTCATTTAATCCCATGAAAGGTAAAAAAATTCCACAACATGTCGCCGTGATTATGGACGGCAACGGCCGTTGGGCTAAACAACGGGGGCTGCCCCGTGTCGCCGGGCACAGGAAAGGGGCCGAGTCTGTCCGGACGATTGTGGAAACAGCCGGGAATATGGGGATCAAATATGTCACCCTCTACGCTTTTTCGACGGAAAACTGGAAACGTCCCAAAATGGAGGTGAATGCCTTGATGGGGCTTCTCGAGGACTTTCTCAAAAAAGAAACCCAGAGGATGATTAAAAATAATATCCGGCTCCAGGCCATTGGCCGCCTCTCAGACCTGCCAAAGTCCGTGCAGCAGGAGCTGCACCTCGCGATCCAGGCCACCGCAAAAAATACGGGGATTACCTTGATATTCGCTTTGAGCTACAGCGGGCGGGCAGAGATTATCGACGCGGTCAAGTCCCTGATCCGAGAGGTCAAAGAGGGTTTGATCGACCCGGCGCAAATTGATGAGGTGGTCCTTTCCCAGCATCTTTATACCCGTTATTATCCCGACCCGGATTTATTGATCCGTACCAGTGGCGAGATGAGGCTGAGTAATTTCCTGCTCTGGCAGCTTTCTTACACGGAGATATACGTGACCAAAACCCTTTTCCCGGATTTCGGGGAAAAGGAATTTAAGCTCGCGATCGATGATTATGAGAGCCGCCAGCGGCGTTTCGGGGAGGTGAGCGAATGAAAGGGAGGATAATCAGTACCATTTGCTTATGGGGGGCCGTTTTCGGGGTGATCCTGACGAATTGGCTGCCGGGCTATTACCTTTTGTTTAATTTCATCGCCGTCGTGGGGTTACTTGAGTATTACCATTTCTTAAAGCGTGAAGGGGCCCGCTTGGCTTATGGCAGTGCCGTGATCGCCACGGTCCTCCTGATCACCGGCATCATTTACCTTCACCAGAGCCATGGCGAAGTCGCCGCTTGGGCGTGGTCGTCCGGGATTTTTACCGCCTTATGCCTCTGGGTGCTTTGTGCGTCCATGTGGTGTGCGGGTGAACGTTCCCCTCTGGAGACAGTCGGGGGAACCCTCTCGGGATTCATCTATGTGCCCTGGTTGTCGCAATTCATGGTGCTGATTGTATTTGGTATCCCGCAAATTGCTTTGACGGCTACCGGGGGATTTTACCTCTTGTATCTCCTGATCGTGACTAAACTCTGTGACACTGGGGCATTACTGACAGGAATGGCTTTTGGTAAACACAAGATGAGCCCTCGGATTAGCCCCAAAAAAACGTGGGAAGGTTTGGTCGGGGGGATCCTCACTTCTGTACTGGCGAGCTTTTTGTTTGCGCATTTTTTCCATGGGACAAAGCTCCTGCTGATTTCACCGGCCGAGGCCATTGGATTAGGTTTTGTACTGGCCGTCGCTTCGGTCATCGGGGACTTGGCTGAGTCTTACCTTAAACGCGGGGCGCATATCAAGGATTCGGGCAATATTATCCCGGGAATCGGGGGGATACTGGATTTGATTGATAGCTTGCTCTTCACCGGACCCGTTTTATATTTCTACCTGAGATTTTTTACATCATGAAAAGAAAAGTGATCATACTGGGTTCGACTGGATCCATCGGAACAAGTGCCCTCAAGGTCGCGCGTGATTTACCGGACCGCATGGAGGTCGTGGGGATCGCTGCTAACCGTAGCACGGATGTCATTCTCCAGCAGATCGCGGAGTTTAATCCCCGGATCGTAGCCTTGACCGATCCTGATGCAGCCAGGACAGTGCGTGAGGCATTACCCGGATCAAATACACCCGTCCTCGACGGGTTGGACGGCCTGGAGGAGATTTCGAAATTCCCCGAAGCAGACATGGTTTTGATCGCGATCGTGGGCACTGCGGGATTAAAGCCCGCGCTGGCGGCGATCCGTGCCGGTAAAGATATTGCCGTGGCCAGCAAAGAGATCCTCGTCATCGCTGGGGAGATCGTGATGCGCGAGGCTAAAAAGTACGGGGTGAAAGTCTTGCCCGTGGATAGTGAGCACAGTGCGATCTGGCAATGCCTCGACGGTAAACCTGTCGAGAGTATTAAACGCCTGGTCCTGACGGCTTCCGGTGGCCCATTCCGCGGTAAAAAACGGGATGATCTCCATGACGTGACTGTGGAGCAAGCTTTAAAGCATCCCACATGGAATATGGGCAAAAAAATCACGATTGATTCCTCGACGATGTTTAATAAGGGCCTGGAAATGATCGAAGCGCGTTGGCTCTTTGGCCTGCCCATCGAGCAGGTCGATGTGATCATTCACCCCCAGAGTATTGTCCACTCGATGGTCGAGTACAATGACGGATCGGTCATCGCCCAGATGAGTATTAATGATATGTGTTACCCGATCCAGTATGCGGTCGTGTATCCGGATCGGGTGCCGAACTCCATGCACCACCTCGACCTGTCGAAAATGAAAGCTCTGACTTTTGAGGAGCCTGACATTGAGACATTCATCTCCTTGCGCTTGGCTCGTGAGGCTGGTCATACGGGTGGGACCTTGCCTGCCGTATTTAATGCCGCGAATGAAGTGGCTGTGGATTACTTTTTAAACCGCCGGATCGGGTACACCCGTATCTGGGACTGTGTGGAACAATGTATGGCCCGTCACGGGGTCCGGCATGCTGACGATCTGGAAACCGTCAGTGAAGCGGACTCTTGGGCGCGGGCCGAAGCGGAGAAACTGTGTCAGACATTTTAACCTATCTATATATCGTTTTTGCCATTATCTTTTTCTTTTCATTGGCCGTGGGGGTCCATGAATGGGGGCACATGCTTGCCGCCCGCTGGCGGGGGCTGAAAGTCGAGCGTTTCTCCATCGGATTTGGCCCGCCCTTGGTGACTTGGCGGCGTAATGGCATCGACTACGCGATCTGTTCGATTCCTCTCGGCGGTTATGTGGCCTTGCCGCAAATGGCTCCGATGGAGGCTATCGAAGGAGAGACGGAGAGTAAACGGGATGAGCTGCCCCCGATTACTCCCGTGGACAAAATCATCGTCGCATTTGCCGGTCCGCTTTTCAGCTTCCTGCTGGCTGTGGGACTGTCCCTGATTGTCTGGAATGTGGGGGTGCCAGCTGACAAAAGCGATTTCATCACGACGATTGGTTATGTGGACCCGTCCATGCCCGCGGCGAAAGCGGGTTTGCAGGAAGGGGACAAAATTATCGCTATCGATGGTCTAAAAGTCCGTAAATGGAGACAGGTCATGCTCAATATCGTCCTGGGCACGGGAAAAGACGTTAATGTCACGATCGAGCGTGACGGTATGGTCAAAACCATTCCTGTCACTCCATCCCGTGAAAATGAGGACCGTTTACGCCGCATCGGGATATCACCCGCAATGACTTTTGTCGTTGGTAAACTGATCAAGAATTCCCCCTTTGCAGTCGCAGGGTTAAAACCTGGGGATCAGATCGTTTCCCTGGACGGTAAACCTATCGAGAATTATATATCCTTCGTAGACCTTACCCGGGCGAAAGTCGACCAGTCCATCCCGATTGTGGTTAAGCGCGGGACACAAACAATCGATGCCATGGTTATTCCGAGGAAAGCCAAAGGGACAGAACAGGTTTTGCTCGGCACCATCGAGTTCAAATCAGAGGCTTATGTGGATTACCCGACACCCGTTCAGCAAATCTCGGATATTATCTACCAGACAAAAAGGATTTTGGTCGCACTCTTTACGCCCGGCGGAGGGATCGATCCTAGTCATCTGAGCAGTGCGGTCGGCATTTTTGATGCTTACTCACAGATGGTGAAATACGATATCCGCTTGGCGATTTGGTTCAGTGTCCTTTTTAATACCAGCTTAGCGATTTTTAACCTCTTTCCCTTGCCCGTTCTTGACGGGGGACATATCGTGTTAGCGATCATTGAGAAAATCAGGGGCCGCGCGATCAATATTAAAATCCTCAGTGCCATTCAGACAGTCTTTGTCGTCATGTTATTAGGGCTTTTTGTTTATGTCACATTCTTTGATGTGAAACGCCTCGCCCGGCGACAACAACAGGAAGAGCTTGTGAAAGAAGAGGAAAAAAGGGTGATCGAATTTAACGCCCCTGAATACTATAACAATACAACACCTCAATCCTAAAAAATGATTATGAGTTATTGCCAAAATCCATTTGTTTACAATCGCCG encodes the following:
- a CDS encoding adenylosuccinate synthase encodes the protein MANTILIGAQWGDEGKGKIIDVITEKADIVVRSQGGSNAGHTVVVDGVKYVLHLLPSGILRRKKVCVIGNGVVIDPVGLVAEMKEQIAKGIKISPQNLKISENAHVVLPYHREIDGLREDLKGKKKIGTTKRGIGPTYSDKANRCGIRMIDLIQPEVFKAKLLEKTKESNLVLKSLGAKPGKNAGTIKAYLEVGNYLKPFVTNTAVYLHDEFKKKKEILFEGAQGTFLDIDFGTYPYVTSSNTTAGGACTGSGFPPNRIDHVMGVVKAYTTRVGEGPFPTEDKVITDMLHSMGREYGSTTGRARRCGWFDGVVAGYAGMINGIDSLAVTCLDGLDQLDEIKLCTSYKLGGKTVKVIPNDLGQFALCKPVYKIFKGWKKDISKARKWTDLPKETRDYLDAVAGLVEAKLKIVSVGPARDQSIFI
- a CDS encoding isoprenyl transferase — translated: MKGKKIPQHVAVIMDGNGRWAKQRGLPRVAGHRKGAESVRTIVETAGNMGIKYVTLYAFSTENWKRPKMEVNALMGLLEDFLKKETQRMIKNNIRLQAIGRLSDLPKSVQQELHLAIQATAKNTGITLIFALSYSGRAEIIDAVKSLIREVKEGLIDPAQIDEVVLSQHLYTRYYPDPDLLIRTSGEMRLSNFLLWQLSYTEIYVTKTLFPDFGEKEFKLAIDDYESRQRRFGEVSE
- a CDS encoding CDP-archaeol synthase, producing the protein MKGRIISTICLWGAVFGVILTNWLPGYYLLFNFIAVVGLLEYYHFLKREGARLAYGSAVIATVLLITGIIYLHQSHGEVAAWAWSSGIFTALCLWVLCASMWCAGERSPLETVGGTLSGFIYVPWLSQFMVLIVFGIPQIALTATGGFYLLYLLIVTKLCDTGALLTGMAFGKHKMSPRISPKKTWEGLVGGILTSVLASFLFAHFFHGTKLLLISPAEAIGLGFVLAVASVIGDLAESYLKRGAHIKDSGNIIPGIGGILDLIDSLLFTGPVLYFYLRFFTS
- a CDS encoding 1-deoxy-D-xylulose-5-phosphate reductoisomerase; this encodes MKRKVIILGSTGSIGTSALKVARDLPDRMEVVGIAANRSTDVILQQIAEFNPRIVALTDPDAARTVREALPGSNTPVLDGLDGLEEISKFPEADMVLIAIVGTAGLKPALAAIRAGKDIAVASKEILVIAGEIVMREAKKYGVKVLPVDSEHSAIWQCLDGKPVESIKRLVLTASGGPFRGKKRDDLHDVTVEQALKHPTWNMGKKITIDSSTMFNKGLEMIEARWLFGLPIEQVDVIIHPQSIVHSMVEYNDGSVIAQMSINDMCYPIQYAVVYPDRVPNSMHHLDLSKMKALTFEEPDIETFISLRLAREAGHTGGTLPAVFNAANEVAVDYFLNRRIGYTRIWDCVEQCMARHGVRHADDLETVSEADSWARAEAEKLCQTF
- a CDS encoding site-2 protease family protein; protein product: MSDILTYLYIVFAIIFFFSLAVGVHEWGHMLAARWRGLKVERFSIGFGPPLVTWRRNGIDYAICSIPLGGYVALPQMAPMEAIEGETESKRDELPPITPVDKIIVAFAGPLFSFLLAVGLSLIVWNVGVPADKSDFITTIGYVDPSMPAAKAGLQEGDKIIAIDGLKVRKWRQVMLNIVLGTGKDVNVTIERDGMVKTIPVTPSRENEDRLRRIGISPAMTFVVGKLIKNSPFAVAGLKPGDQIVSLDGKPIENYISFVDLTRAKVDQSIPIVVKRGTQTIDAMVIPRKAKGTEQVLLGTIEFKSEAYVDYPTPVQQISDIIYQTKRILVALFTPGGGIDPSHLSSAVGIFDAYSQMVKYDIRLAIWFSVLFNTSLAIFNLFPLPVLDGGHIVLAIIEKIRGRAINIKILSAIQTVFVVMLLGLFVYVTFFDVKRLARRQQQEELVKEEEKRVIEFNAPEYYNNTTPQS